Within the Pseudobythopirellula maris genome, the region CAGGCTCTGCGGCGGTCGGCCGCAGGCAGCCCTGGGGAGCATGCCGCTTCCGTCCGCCCACGCCGTGAAGCGGCCCACCGAATCGCTTGGGCTGTCGTCGACACTGCCGACTGGGATTGCATTTACGTCGATCTGCAATAGAATCGGCGGCCTTCGCGTTCGCTCCGGCCTGCAAACATGGGGTCTTGCCGGAGGTAGTGTCAAGAGCCATCGCCCAAGGCGGTGGGGGCCGGCACGTGTCTCGTCTCCCCTTGCGATCACCACGCCCGCGGGCGTTTTCCTTACGATTTCCGACCGATATGGCCACTCCCTTTACCGTTTTCCGCAAGAACACCGGCCTGATGATGGCCATTTTGTGCGCCTTGCTGATGTTCTCGTTCGTCCTCGCCGACCCCCTGGCGCAGTACGCCGCAGGCGGCCGCGACGGCGCCGGCCCCGACCGCTCGCTCGAAGTGGTCGCCACCTGGGATGGGGGCAGGGTCACCGAGCGGCAGCTCTCGGAGCTGGTGATGCACCGCCGCATCTTAGCCTTGTTCCAGCAGCGGGTCCTCCAGATCGGCTACCAGAGCGCGCTCGCCGCGGGGGTCCAAGACCCCCGGCTCACGATCCGCCCGCTCGATCTGCCGGAAAGCAACGAGCAAGGCGTCGAACGCGACGTGGTCCAAACCAAGGTGTTCGCCGAACGGGCCGCCGAGGCGGGCATGGTGGTGAGCAACGAGATGATCGTTGATTACCTCCGCGCTTTGGGCTTCAGCCGCGTGAGCAACCAGCAGATGCGCGAAATCCTCTCGGGCATGAACTCTCGCTCGGGCCGCAAGGCGACGATCGAGTTCGTCTTCGACCTGCTGCGCGAGGCGATGCTCGCCAGAAACTACACCGCGAGCCATCAGTACCAGTTCGAGACCGTGCTCCCCGAGCAGCGGTGGACCGACTGGCTCAAGGTGAACAACCGCGTGGCGGTCGAGGCGGCGGGGCTCAAGGCCTCGGACTTCGTCGACCAGGTCGACGAACCGAGCGACTCGGAATTGGCGGCCTATTTCGAAGAGTATCGCGAACGGGTCCCCCAGCCCGATTTCCTGCGGGAGTATGGGGTCGAGTTGCCCTCCCCGACACCGGCGTTTTGCACACCCAAGAGGGTGACGCTGCAGTACGTGAAGGCGGACTTCAATCAATTCGCCGACCGCGTGTCCGACGGAATCACCGACGCTCAAATCGCCGCTTACTACGAGGAAAACAAAGAGAGCTTCGTCCGAGCCGATCTTGGACTCTTCGGCGAAGCGGGCCTGCTGGACGACACGGACGACGCCCCGAGCGACGCCACTGCCGAACAGGAACCGGGCGCTGACGAAGAGACCGTCGACGACGAAATCGCCTCGGAAGAGGAGCCCGCTACCGACTCCGCCACAGAGCAGGCGCCCGAAGAGGAGCAGGCAACTGAGCCGCAAACTACAGAGCCGCAGAGCGACACCGAAGGCGACACCGCCGACAGCGAGCTCCAGGAAGCAGCCGAGCAAAGCGACACGCCGGAGACGGAGCAGTCGGGCGCCGTGCGGCGGCGTTCGCCTTTCCGCCTGGTCGCCGCTCAGCTGGAGGACGACGCTGCGCCGAGCGCCGACTCGCCAGCCGGTTCTGACGGAGACAGCGCGGGTGACAACAACGCCACCGATGAGAGCGACACAGACGAAGACGAAGCCGGCAGCGAATCGGCCTCCGAAGAGCAAGAAGAAGCGAGCAACAGCTACCAATCGCTCGACGAAGTCCGCGACGAGATCCGCCGCCGGCTCGCCGAGGAACTGGCGATGCAGCGGATGGCCGAGGTGATTTCGGAACTCTACAACAAGCTCGACACGTCGTACAACGAGTACTTCAGCGCTCAGCTCGACGCTGAGGACGACGGCGTCGAGAAGCCCGAGCCGCCGGCGGAATTGGCCGACCTGACGGCTGTCGCCAAGGAGCACGGCCTGATCTACGAGACCACCACCCCTCTCTCTGTGCAAGAGCTTCGCGAAACCGAAGTCGGCCGCTCTGGCGACGCCGACCAGTCGGCGTCGCAGCCCACGCCGCTGTGGCTGGTGATGATGCACCCCGAATTTAACAAGGACATTTTCGAGCCGGTCTCGACGTACGACCTGGCAGGCAACCGTTACCTCGTGATGAAGATCGAAGAGACCGAGCGTTCGGTTCCCGAGCTCGAGGACGTGCGCGACGAGGTCGTTCGCGCCTGGAAGCTCGACAAGGCGGCCGACCTGGCTCTCGCCAAGGCCGAAGAGCTGGCCAAAGAGGCGCAGGACTCGGGCAAGCCGCTCGCCAACTTCTTCGCCGACTCGGCGGAAGCCCCGGCGGGCGTCGAGGTGGTCGACACCGACCCGTTCAGCTTCCTGACGTTCGGCAACGTGTCGCAGACCACCGGCGAAGCGACACTCCGGCTGAGCACCCCCGAGCCGCTCGTGGCCGCCGGGCCGGACCTGCTGGAGAAGGTGTTCGACCTGGGCGAGGGCGAGATCGGCGCCGCGCTCAACCACGACCATTCGATCGCTTACGTGCTGCGAGTCTCGCAGCGGATGGAGCCGCTCGAGCAGATGCGTTCGTCGTTCCTCGTCGAGGGCGACCGCTGGTTCGGCCTGCCCGCGACGATCCGCAGTCGCTACCGCGAGGCCCGCATCGCCCTGCTGACCGACCTGCTGGAGAACTCCGGCCTGGAGTGGAACCGCGACCCGGACACGTTCGACGAAGGTTGAGCCGTGCAGCGCCAAATCGGTGCAGCGCTGAGCTGGTGCAACTGTGGGAGGCGTCTCCGACGCCGATAACGCGAGGCTAGCTTGAAACTGCTGGCATATCGTTATCGGCGCCTCCCACAATCAACCCGCTTTTATCGGGCCGGGCTCCTAACCCCTCTGCGGCTTGAAGACCACGGCGCCCAGCGGCGGGAGCGTGATCTCGATCGAGTACTCGCGTCCCTGGGCGGGGACCGGCTTGGCCTGCACGCCGCCGCCGTTGCCCACGTCGCTGCCGCCGAAGTAGCTCGAGTCGCTGTTCGAGATCTCCTCGAACCAGCAGCCCTCCGGCACGCCGATCTTGTAGCCCGCCCGCGGCACGGGGGTGAAATTGAAGACGCTCAGCAGGTAATCATCCGATTGCTTGCTGCGCCGCAGGTAGGCGAGCACGCTGTCTTCGTGGTTGTGGCAGTCGACCCACTCGAAGCCGGCCGGATCGAAATCGACCTCGTGCAGCGCGGGCTGCTCCTGCAGCATGTGGTTGAGGTGGGCCGTGTAGTTTTGTAGGCCCTGGTGGCTCTCCCACTCTAAGAGGTGCCACTGCAGCGACTCGTCGTGGTTCCACTCGGTCCACTGGCCGAACTCGCAGCCCATGAACGTGAGCTTCTTGCCCGGGTGGGTCCACATGTAGCCGTACAGCAGCCGCAGGTTGGCGAACTTCTGCCACGTGTCGCCCGGCATCTGGTCGAGCAGCGAGCCCTTGCCGTGCACCACCTCGTCGTGCGAGAAGGGCAGGCAGAAGTTCTCGGTGAAGGCGTAGATCAGAGAGAACGTCAGCTCGTCGTGGTGGTACTTGCGGTGGATCGGCTCGTGCCGCATGTAGCGGAGCGTGTCGTTCATCCAGCCCATGTTCCACTTGAGGCTAAACCCGAGCCCGCCCAGGTAGGTCGGCTTCGACACACCGCCCCAGGCCGTCGATTCCTCGGCCACGGTCAGCACGCCGGGGTGCTGGAGGTGGACCTCCTCGTTGAACTTCTTGAAGAAGTCGATCGCCTCGAGGTTCTCGCGGCCGCCGAAGCGGTTGGGGATCCAGTCGTCCCCCTCGCGGCTGTAGTCGAGGTAGAGCATCGAAGCCACGGCGTCGACCCGCAGGCCGTCGATGTGGTACTTGTCCAACCAGAACAGCGCGTTGCTGATCAGGAAGTTCTGCACCTCGGTGCGGCCGTAGTTGAAGATCAGCGTGCCCCAGTCGGGGTGCTCGCCCTGGCGTGGGTCGGCGTGCTCGTACAGGGCCGAGCCGTCGAACCGCCGCAGGC harbors:
- the glgB gene encoding 1,4-alpha-glucan branching protein GlgB; the protein is MRSQALLDSIGAVVEGRHENPYELLGPHEVVDNGRRALAVRAFLPGSSRVWVVDPAEGRSRPMRRIHPAGLYEAICPVNDEAEPMSPKLPSPYQLRVSDEQGKEKMIHDPYAFDPLLTEYDLHLLAEGSHWRSYDRLGAHLREVDGVEGVNFAVWAPNAEGVSVIGDFNSWSQKSHAMKKHVPSGVWELFVPGMKLGTLYKFAVKQLGGRVVEKCDPYGFAAEVPPKTANIVTDLDSYEWGDSDWAAQREDRNALDAPMSIYEMHLGSWKRDPADPDRWLSYRELTPMVIEYCLRMGYTHVELMPVSEHPFTGSWGYQTVGYFGATSRYGSPQDLMFFIDQLHQAGLGVLIDWVPAHFPKDDHGLRRFDGSALYEHADPRQGEHPDWGTLIFNYGRTEVQNFLISNALFWLDKYHIDGLRVDAVASMLYLDYSREGDDWIPNRFGGRENLEAIDFFKKFNEEVHLQHPGVLTVAEESTAWGGVSKPTYLGGLGFSLKWNMGWMNDTLRYMRHEPIHRKYHHDELTFSLIYAFTENFCLPFSHDEVVHGKGSLLDQMPGDTWQKFANLRLLYGYMWTHPGKKLTFMGCEFGQWTEWNHDESLQWHLLEWESHQGLQNYTAHLNHMLQEQPALHEVDFDPAGFEWVDCHNHEDSVLAYLRRSKQSDDYLLSVFNFTPVPRAGYKIGVPEGCWFEEISNSDSSYFGGSDVGNGGGVQAKPVPAQGREYSIEITLPPLGAVVFKPQRG